Proteins found in one Drosophila busckii strain San Diego stock center, stock number 13000-0081.31 chromosome 2R, ASM1175060v1, whole genome shotgun sequence genomic segment:
- the LOC108596365 gene encoding vacuolar protein sorting-associated protein 51 homolog isoform X1 — protein sequence MDDKENPYDMDSSSFDADRYLERLLKDCSLRQIMDTEAAVVKDTQTLHSDMQTLVYENYNKFISATDTIRKMKDDFKQMESDVNLLMNKMQSITTFSEQITGTLQGTRSQLCRLSEKHSLLKRLQFLSTLPAKLKALIEEQNYAQAVQDYLHAQKVFAQYGKQPSFDGIKLDCDAIMEELKQRLRQDFQKAGNTAQSLTEIGELLLQLDEQTSDLASEMLRCAGKRLHEQIVMLQDQTERDMLEFVDMGIDGFLNDLALVVTSYFDMFVAKHYEHERDDFQEHALHELNIFLNQQIDKYLTLVQDRVESDIGFGDTQVMLRALDRLHRRLQAMRNICRGLQVQRNTLDIIIAAAHQLCDAHSKSLKDHFADSLSAVRLSLVSAKNDVQLNDLISNLYVAMVEKIKGVLQDLLIFLRTDWSFNIKAEHKGALCVEGIREQLLIGFLRHISKVMCGFADASSSSPPNLLLVLSKTCLELEQQGVHILLALVDDLYEIDSENSATLTHETEICAEMRETAQSLLDAYVRLQGTNISQMLRKSVETRDWLNCLEPRSVRAVMKRVVEELGSIETVVASLYESTSAAGFRTTASSDSSRKTYFSNFNASKPQYRSNWSNYTPSQLESSYVSNIHRLFSERVDIFTSVEFSKASIVMGIIKIGLKTLLECVRLRTFSKFGLQQIQVDAHYLQMNLWRFVSDENLVNFLLDEILGSAVHRCLESVLMEPNAVEIICERG from the exons ATGGACGATAAAGAGAATCCCTATGACATGGACAGCTCCAGCTTTGATGCGGACAGATATCTGGAGCGCCTGCTCAAGGACTGCTCGCTGCGGCAAATAATGGATACAGAAGCAGCTGTGGTCAAGGATACACAAACTTTGCACTCGGATATGCAGACGCTGGTGTATGAGAACTACAACAAGTTTATATCGGCTACGGATACCATACGCAAGATGAAGGACGACTTTAAGCAAATGGAGTCGGATGTTAATCTGCTAATGAACAAAATGCAGTCCATAACAACGTTCAGCGAGCAAATAACGGGCACGTTGCAGGGCACACGCTCGCAGCTGTGCCGCTTGAGTGAGAAGCACTCGCTGCTAAAGCGACTGCAATTTCTATCCACGCTGCCAGCGAAGCTCAAAGCGCTTATTGAGGAGCAAAACTATGCGCAAGCGGTGCAGGATTATCTGCATGCACAGAAGGTATTCGCGCAGTATGGCAAGCAGCCTTCATTTGATGGCATCAAGCTGGACTGCGATGCTATAATGGAGGAGCTGAAGCAGCGCCTGCGGCAGGACTTTCAAAAGGCGGGCAATACAGCGCAATCGCTAACAGAAATaggtgagctgctgctgcagctggatgAGCAAACCTCGGATTTGGCCAGCGAAATGCTGCGCTGTGCGGGCAAGCGGCTGCATGAGCAGATTGTTATGCTGCAGGATCAAACCGAGCGCGATATGCTGGAGTTTGTGGACATGGGCATTGATGGTTTTCTCAACGATTTAGCGCTAGTGGTTACCTCCTACTTTGACATGTTTGTAGCCAAGCACTATGAGCACGAACG CGACGACTTCCAGGAGCATGCGCTGCATGAGCTCAACATTTTTCTCAATCAGCAAATTGACAAGTATCTGACGCTTGTGCAGGATCGCGTGGAGTCGGACATTGGCTTTGGTGATACGCAAGTTATGCTGCGCGCCTTGGATCGTCTGCATCGTCGTCTGCAGGCAATGCGCAACATATGCCGCGGACTGCAAGTGCAACGCAATACGCTGGACATTATTATAGCTGCAGCTCATCAGCTCTGCGATGCGCATAGCAAAAGCTTGAAGGATCACTTTGCGGACAGCTTGAGCGCTGTGCGGCTTTCGTTGGTATCCGCCAAGAACGATGTGCAGCTGAACGATCTCATCAGCAATTTGTATGTAGCCATGGTGGAGAAAATCAAGGGCGTGCTGCAGGATTTGCTCATATTTCTGCGCACCGACTGGAGCTTTAACATCAAGGCGGAGCACAAGGGCGCGCTGTGTGTGGAGGGCATACGAGAGCAGCTGCTCATAGGATTTCTGCGTCATATATCGAAGGTTATGTGTGGCTTTGCCGATGCCAGCAGCTCCAGTCCGCCCAATCTGCTGCTGGTGCTATCCAAAACGTGtctggagctggagcaacaAGGCGTGCATATACTC CTCGCGCTGGTGGATGATCTTTATGAAATAGACTCGGAGAACAGCGCAACGCTGACGCATGAAACGGAAATCTGCGCTGAGATGCGTGAGACGGCGCAGTCCTTGCTGGATGCATATGTGCGGCTGCAGGGCACCAATATAAGCCAAATGCTGCGCAAGAGCGTGGAGACAAGAGATTGGCTCAACTGCCTGGAGCCGCGTTCGGTGCGTGCGGTTATGAAGCGCGTGGTGGAGGAGCTGGGCAGCATTGAAACCGTTGTGGCCAGCTTGTATGAGTCGACATCCGCTGCTGGCTTTCGCACCACAGCCAGCAGCGATTCCAGTCGCAAAACCTACTTTAGCAACTTTAATGCCAGCAAGCCGCAGTATCGCTCCAATTGGTCCAACTACACACCCTCGCAGCTAGAGTCCAGCTATGTGTCCAATATACATCGTTTGTTCTCCGAGCGCGTGGACATTTTTACTTCCGTAGAGTTTAGCAAGGCTTCCATTGTCATGGGCATCATTAAGATTGGGCTGAAGACGCTGCTGGAGTGCGTGCGCCTGCGCACCTTTAGCAAGTTTGGACTGCAGCAAATTCAAGTGGATGCGCACTATCTGCAAATGAATCTCTGGCGCTTTGTAAGCGACGAAAA TTTGGTTAATTTTTTGCTGGATGAAATTCTGGGCTCTGCAGTGCATCGTTGTCTGGAGTCGGTGCTAATGGAACCCAATGCTGTGGAGATTATCTGTGAGCGTGGTTAG
- the LOC108596365 gene encoding vacuolar protein sorting-associated protein 51 homolog isoform X2, with translation MDDKENPYDMDSSSFDADRYLERLLKDCSLRQIMDTEAAVVKDTQTLHSDMQTLVYENYNKFISATDTIRKMKDDFKQMESDVNLLMNKMQSITTFSEQITGTLQGTRSQLCRLSEKHSLLKRLQFLSTLPAKLKALIEEQNYAQAVQDYLHAQKVFAQYGKQPSFDGIKLDCDAIMEELKQRLRQDFQKAGNTAQSLTEIGELLLQLDEQTSDLASEMLRCAGKRLHEQIVMLQDQTERDMLEFVDMGIDGFLNDLALVVTSYFDMFVAKHYEHERDDFQEHALHELNIFLNQQIDKYLTLVQDRVESDIGFGDTQVMLRALDRLHRRLQAMRNICRGLQVQRNTLDIIIAAAHQLCDAHSKSLKDHFADSLSAVRLSLVSAKNDVQLNDLISNLYVAMVEKIKGVLQDLLIFLRTDWSFNIKAEHKGALCVEGIREQLLIGFLRHISKVMCGFADASSSSPPNLLLVLSKTCLELEQQGVHILLALVDDLYEIDSENSATLTHETEICAEMRETAQSLLDAYVRLQGTNISQMLRKSVETRDWLNCLEPRSVRAVMKRVVEELGSIETVVASLYESTSAAGFRTTASSDSSRKTYFSNFNASKPQYRSNWSNYTPSQLESSYVSNIHRLFSERVDIFTSVEFSKASIVMGIIKIGLKTLLECVRLRTFSKFGLQQIQVDAHYLQMNLWRFFG, from the exons ATGGACGATAAAGAGAATCCCTATGACATGGACAGCTCCAGCTTTGATGCGGACAGATATCTGGAGCGCCTGCTCAAGGACTGCTCGCTGCGGCAAATAATGGATACAGAAGCAGCTGTGGTCAAGGATACACAAACTTTGCACTCGGATATGCAGACGCTGGTGTATGAGAACTACAACAAGTTTATATCGGCTACGGATACCATACGCAAGATGAAGGACGACTTTAAGCAAATGGAGTCGGATGTTAATCTGCTAATGAACAAAATGCAGTCCATAACAACGTTCAGCGAGCAAATAACGGGCACGTTGCAGGGCACACGCTCGCAGCTGTGCCGCTTGAGTGAGAAGCACTCGCTGCTAAAGCGACTGCAATTTCTATCCACGCTGCCAGCGAAGCTCAAAGCGCTTATTGAGGAGCAAAACTATGCGCAAGCGGTGCAGGATTATCTGCATGCACAGAAGGTATTCGCGCAGTATGGCAAGCAGCCTTCATTTGATGGCATCAAGCTGGACTGCGATGCTATAATGGAGGAGCTGAAGCAGCGCCTGCGGCAGGACTTTCAAAAGGCGGGCAATACAGCGCAATCGCTAACAGAAATaggtgagctgctgctgcagctggatgAGCAAACCTCGGATTTGGCCAGCGAAATGCTGCGCTGTGCGGGCAAGCGGCTGCATGAGCAGATTGTTATGCTGCAGGATCAAACCGAGCGCGATATGCTGGAGTTTGTGGACATGGGCATTGATGGTTTTCTCAACGATTTAGCGCTAGTGGTTACCTCCTACTTTGACATGTTTGTAGCCAAGCACTATGAGCACGAACG CGACGACTTCCAGGAGCATGCGCTGCATGAGCTCAACATTTTTCTCAATCAGCAAATTGACAAGTATCTGACGCTTGTGCAGGATCGCGTGGAGTCGGACATTGGCTTTGGTGATACGCAAGTTATGCTGCGCGCCTTGGATCGTCTGCATCGTCGTCTGCAGGCAATGCGCAACATATGCCGCGGACTGCAAGTGCAACGCAATACGCTGGACATTATTATAGCTGCAGCTCATCAGCTCTGCGATGCGCATAGCAAAAGCTTGAAGGATCACTTTGCGGACAGCTTGAGCGCTGTGCGGCTTTCGTTGGTATCCGCCAAGAACGATGTGCAGCTGAACGATCTCATCAGCAATTTGTATGTAGCCATGGTGGAGAAAATCAAGGGCGTGCTGCAGGATTTGCTCATATTTCTGCGCACCGACTGGAGCTTTAACATCAAGGCGGAGCACAAGGGCGCGCTGTGTGTGGAGGGCATACGAGAGCAGCTGCTCATAGGATTTCTGCGTCATATATCGAAGGTTATGTGTGGCTTTGCCGATGCCAGCAGCTCCAGTCCGCCCAATCTGCTGCTGGTGCTATCCAAAACGTGtctggagctggagcaacaAGGCGTGCATATACTC CTCGCGCTGGTGGATGATCTTTATGAAATAGACTCGGAGAACAGCGCAACGCTGACGCATGAAACGGAAATCTGCGCTGAGATGCGTGAGACGGCGCAGTCCTTGCTGGATGCATATGTGCGGCTGCAGGGCACCAATATAAGCCAAATGCTGCGCAAGAGCGTGGAGACAAGAGATTGGCTCAACTGCCTGGAGCCGCGTTCGGTGCGTGCGGTTATGAAGCGCGTGGTGGAGGAGCTGGGCAGCATTGAAACCGTTGTGGCCAGCTTGTATGAGTCGACATCCGCTGCTGGCTTTCGCACCACAGCCAGCAGCGATTCCAGTCGCAAAACCTACTTTAGCAACTTTAATGCCAGCAAGCCGCAGTATCGCTCCAATTGGTCCAACTACACACCCTCGCAGCTAGAGTCCAGCTATGTGTCCAATATACATCGTTTGTTCTCCGAGCGCGTGGACATTTTTACTTCCGTAGAGTTTAGCAAGGCTTCCATTGTCATGGGCATCATTAAGATTGGGCTGAAGACGCTGCTGGAGTGCGTGCGCCTGCGCACCTTTAGCAAGTTTGGACTGCAGCAAATTCAAGTGGATGCGCACTATCTGCAAATGAATCTCTGGCGCTTT TTTGGTTAA